The DNA region GCCCTGATCGTTTCAGCAAACTCGATGGCGTGCCGGGTGCCGTCGATATTGGCCTTCTCGTTTGCCTCGTCATCGGCACCCAGATCGTAGATGGCGGCCAGATGGAAGAAGTGCCTGACCTTGCCTGACAGCTTTTCGGTATCGGCCTTGCTCACCCCCAGCGCCGGCCGGGTCAGATCCCCGGAGACCGCAACAATGCGACGCTTGTGATCCGACCAGCGCTCTGCCACCAGGTCGTTGAACTTCTTTTTCGACCCGCGTCTGACCAGCACATAAATCGTTCCCTTGCGCCGGACCAGCTGATCAATCAGATTGCGTCCGATGAATCCGGTGCCCCCGGTGATGAAGTAGGCCATGACGTCCCTCCGAAAGTGACATTGGTGGCTGACAGGTCTGCAAAGATAACGCGTCCAACCAGATTGTGCCAACTGCGAAACGACATTGTCGGGACTTCGGCAAGGTATTGATTGACCGTGTCAGGCCGGCATGCTAGAAATGTCCAGAATCCAGTAAACAACGAGAGCCCGGACGACAACCATGAACGACCTTGAAACCCGCTTTACCCAGGCCGCTGCCGACGCCCAGCGGCTGACGGAACGTCCAGACAACGACACCCTGCTCAAGCTGTATGCGTTTTACAAACAGGGTTCCGAGGGCGACGTTTCCGGAGAAAAGCCGGGATTCTTCGATTTTGTCGGCGTGGCCAAGTACGAAGCCTGGGAGAAGATCCAGGGCATGCCCCGCGAGGAAGCGATGCAGAAATACATCGACCTCGTGGAGTCACTGAAGGGCTGACCCCGGCGGGAGCAATGGCCGGCCGCACCCGCGAGCGCATTCTCGAAACCGCACTGGATCTGTTCAACCGCGACGGAGAACCCCACGTTCCCACCAACCGGATCGCTGATACGCTCGAAATCAGCCCCGGCAACCTGCACTACCATTTTCGAACCAAGCAGAACCTGATCGATGCCTTGTTCGCCCGGTTTGAG from Wenzhouxiangella sp. AB-CW3 includes:
- a CDS encoding acyl-CoA-binding protein; translation: MNDLETRFTQAAADAQRLTERPDNDTLLKLYAFYKQGSEGDVSGEKPGFFDFVGVAKYEAWEKIQGMPREEAMQKYIDLVESLKG